GTTTGCGCCAAGCCGCCGCATCCGCTAATTTCACCGCGCCTCCAGCGGACAGCCGAGGCTCGAGTCGGACCGCGCGCGCACGGACATTGCGCGCGCGTTTTTCATTCCGACAACGGGGCCGTTCGCAGGCGGGGCGATTGCTGCACCGGCTCTCGGAGAACAAGCCGTCATGACGCGCCGGAAGAAGATCTACGAGGGCAAGGCCAAGATCCTCTTCGAGGGACCAGAGCCCGGCACCTTGATCCAGTACTTCAAGGACGACACCACCGCCTTCGACGCCCAGAAAAAGGCGATCCTGGAAGGCAAGGGCGTGATCAACAACCGCATCAGCGAGCACATCATGACGCGGTTGAACGCCATCGGCGTGACCAACCACTTCATCAAGCGCCTGAACCTGCGCGAGCAGCTGATCCGCGAAGTTGAAATCATCCCGCTGGAAATCGTCTGCCGCAACGTCGCCGCCGGCTCGCTGTCGACGCGGCTTGGCTTGCCGGAGGGCCAGGCGCTGCCGCGCTCGATCATCGAATTCTACCTGAAGGACGACAAGCTCCACGACCCGATGGTCTCCGAAGAGCACATCACCGCCTTCAACTGGGCCTCGACCCAGGAGATCGACGACATCATGGCGCTGACGCTCCGGGTGAACGACTTCCTCACCGGCATGTTCGGCGCCGTCGGCATCACTCTGATCGACTTCAAGATCGAATTCGGCCGCATCTGGGAGAACGATTTCGCCCGGATCATCCTGGCCGACGAGATCAGCC
This is a stretch of genomic DNA from Phenylobacterium immobile (ATCC 35973). It encodes these proteins:
- the purC gene encoding phosphoribosylaminoimidazolesuccinocarboxamide synthase — translated: MTRRKKIYEGKAKILFEGPEPGTLIQYFKDDTTAFDAQKKAILEGKGVINNRISEHIMTRLNAIGVTNHFIKRLNLREQLIREVEIIPLEIVCRNVAAGSLSTRLGLPEGQALPRSIIEFYLKDDKLHDPMVSEEHITAFNWASTQEIDDIMALTLRVNDFLTGMFGAVGITLIDFKIEFGRIWENDFARIILADEISPDSCRLWDSTTNEKLDKDRFRRDLGNVIESYAEVARRLGIMKEMPTVIQGGLH